The Panicum hallii strain FIL2 chromosome 9, PHallii_v3.1, whole genome shotgun sequence genome has a window encoding:
- the LOC112875292 gene encoding cullin-4 → MSQPHAAPAASKRPFSSTTTSPSPSSSPAPPLMKKAKHPAASSSSAGTTEKNGIHLDAAVAAAAAASGGRTNGEEDTEMALADQDELPTPSGPGSAGVAANLFRKKATLPQPSTSARKPLRIKIGQPKLPKNFEEDTWAILKDAITAIFLKKKLSCDVEKLYQAAGDLCLHKLGANLYERIKKECEIHIAEKISALVGQSPDLVVFLSLVQRTWQDFCDQMLIIRGIALLLDVKYVKNVANICSVWDMGLQLFRKHLSLSPEIEHKTVTGLLRLIESERLGEAIDRTLLSHLLKMFTALGMYSDSFEKPFLECTSEFYATEGVKYMQQSDIPDYLKHVESRLQEEHERCILYLEANTRKPLIATTEKQLLERHTSAIIEKGFTMLMDANRINDLSRMYNLFQRVNAVELLKLALSAYIRATGQGIIMDEEKDKELVPFLLEFKASLDKILEESFAKNEAFSNTIKDSFEHLINLRQNRPAELIAKFLDEKLRAGNKGTSEEELEGILDKVLVLFRFIQGKDVFEAFYKKDLAKRLLLGKSASIDAEKSMITKLKTECGSQFTNKLEGMFKDIELSKEINDSFRQSSQARTKLPSGIEMSVHVLTTGYWPTYPPMDVKLPHELNVYQDIFKEFYLSKYSGRRLMWQNSLGHCVLKADFPKGKKELAVSLFQSVVLMLFNDAQKLSFLDIKDSTGIEDKELRRTLQSLACGKVRVLQKIPKGRDVEDKDEFVFNEEFSAPLYRIKVNAIQMKETVEENTSTTERVFQDRQYQVDAAIVRIMKTRKVLSHTLLIAELYQQLKFPVKPADIKKRIESLIDREYLERDRSNPQIYNYLA, encoded by the exons ATGTCTCAGCCCcacgccgcccctgccgcctcgaAGCGCCCCTTCTCGTCCACCACCACATCCCCCTCCCcgtcctcctcccccgcgccgccgctcatGAAGAAGGCCAAGCACCCAGCCGCCTCCTCATCCTCCGCGGGGACTACCGAGAAGAACGGCATCCACCTTGATGCcgctgtcgccgccgccgccgccgcgagcggGGGGCGAACGAACGGCGAGGAGGACACGGAGATGGCGCTCGCGGACCAGGACGAGCTCCCCACGCCCAGCGGCCCGGGCTCCGCTGGTGTCGCCGCCAACCTCTTCCGAAAGAAGGCCACGCTCCCGCAGCCGTCGACCTCGGCCCGCAAGCCCCTCCGCATCAAAATAG GTCAACCAAAACTGCCAAAAAACTTTGAGGAGGATACATGGGCGATTTTGAAGGATGCTATTACTGCTATTTTTCTCAAGAAGAAACTTTCATGTGATGTTGAGAAACTCTATCAG GCTGCTGGTGATCTTTGTCTACACAAGCTAGGTGCAAACCTATATGAACGAATCAAGAAAGAATGCGAAATACACATAGCTGAAAAAATATCAGCATTAGTGGGTCAAAGCCCAGATTTGGTTGTATTTTTGTCTCTGGTCCAAAGAACATGGCAAGATTTTTGCGATCAGATGTTGATTATTCGTGGTATTGCTTTACTTCTTGACGTAAAATATGTCAAGAATGTTGCAAATATTTGTTCTGTGTGGGATATGGGGTTGCAGCTGTTCCGCAAGCATTTATCACTGTCCCCGGAGATTGAACACAAAACTGTAACTGGCCTTCTCAGATTGATTGAGAGTGAGAG GCTTGGCGAAGCAATAGATAGGACATTACTTAGCCATCTTCTGAAGATGTTTACTGCTCTTGGAATGTATTCTGATAGTTTTGAAAAGCCCTTCCTTGAATGCACTTCTGAATTTTATGCTACCGAAGGTGTTAAATATATGCAACAATCTGATATTCCAGACTACCTGAAGCATGTGGAG TCAAGGTTGCAAGAAGAACATGAAAGGTGTATTTTATATTTGGAAGCTAACACAAGGAAGCCACTGATCGCAACTACAGAAAAGCAATTGCTGGAACGACATACATCCGCAATTATTGAGAAG GGGTTCACAATGCTTATGGATGCAAATCGTATAAATGACCTCTCGAGGATGTACAACCTTTTCCAGAGGGTTAATGCTGTTGAGCTGCTAAAACTAGCTCTTAGTGCATATATCCGGGCTACTGGCCAGGGCATTATTATGGATGAAGAGAAGGATAAAGAATTGGTTCCATTTCTTCTGGAATTTAAGGCATCCCTTGATAAAATATTGGAAGAAAGTTTTGCCAAGAATGAGGCTTTCTCCAATACCATAAAAGATTCGTTTGAGCACCTTATCAATCTACGACAG AACCGACCTGCTGAATTGATTGCAAAGTTTCTCGATGAGAAGCTTCGAGCTGGTAATAAAGGGACCTCAGAAGAAGAGCTGGAGGGTATACTCGACAAAGTTTTGGTCCTATTTCGGTTTATACAA ggtaaagatgtatttgaggcatTCTACAAGAAGGATCTAGCTAAGAGGTTGCTGCTCGGGAAGAGCGCATCAATAGACGCAGAGAAATCAATGATCACAAAA CTCAAAACTGAGTGTGGAAGTCAGTTTACCAACAAGCTGGAGGGAATGTTCAAG GACATTGAATTATCCAAAGAAATAAATGATTCGTTCAGGCAATCATCTCAAGCTAGGACAAAGCTTCCCTCCGGCATCGAAATGAGTGTCCATGTGCTTACAACAGG CTATTGGCCCACATATCCACCAATGGACGTGAAACTCCCGCACGAACTGAATGTGTATCAG GATATATTTAAAGAGTTCTATTTGAGCAAGTACAGTGGAAGGCGTTTAATGTGGCAAAATTCTTTGGGACACTGTGTCTTGAAAGCAGACTTTCCCAAAGGCAAAAAGGAACTTGCGGTGTCATTATTTCAG AGTGTGGTTTTGATGTTGTTCAATGACGCACAAAAACTAAGCTTCCTCGACATCAAAGATTCCACTGGTATCGAGGATAAAGAATTGAGAAGAACACTGCAATCACTTGCATGTGGTAAAGTTCGTGTTCTCCAAAAG ATACCGAAAGGGAGAGATGTAGAGGATAAGGATGAATTTGTATTCAATGAAGAATTTAGTGCTCCACTCTATCGCATAAAG GTAAATGCTATTCAGATGAAGGAGACAGTAGAAGAAAACACGAGCACCACTGAGAGAGTGTTTCAGGATCGGCAGTATCAG GTTGATGCGGCCATTGTTCGTATAATGAAGACAAGGAAGGTCCTCAGCCACACCCTACTAATAGCTGAGCTTTACCAGCAG CTCAAGTTCCCGGTTAAACCAGCCGATATCAAGAAAAGAATCGAGAGCTTGATCGACCGGGAGTACCTGGAGCGAGACAGGAGTAACCCCCAAATCTACAACTACCTGGCTTGA
- the LOC112877563 gene encoding protein WHAT'S THIS FACTOR 1: protein MQSLAKPRALEPLPPLAVHLKSMSYVDVKMRWKKDVSFDAVPVLSHARDLHPLASLARLLSPSPTPVSAVSKRGRSLEVPDRRVTSFLRRFPAAFVESVGPQHNLPWFRLSDAAARLLREERDVFAARRADVTGRLRRLVLMCPRRRLPLRVAQGMLWHLGIPEDYFKDPNQGIAQDGFQILTSGDGVICQDDDNDGRDLGLIDDGKLQEMPLSVLQMNAMRKFGSAAEVPIPLFQSKGLRLKQKIKDWLEGFQRLHYVSPYEDFSHICPGSDVSEKRAVGVLHELLSLFVTCSAERRRLLCLRQHLGLPQKFHLVFERHPHVFYLLLKEKTCFVVLKEAYMARGDTAIEEHPMLEVRKKFVELMEQSQEIIRCRRSGKPIEPESNVSDSGDIEDCIEILS from the coding sequence ATGCAGTCCTTGGCGAAACCTCGGGCGCTCGAGcccctccctccccttgccgTCCACCTCAAGTCCATGTCGTACGTGGATGTGAAGATGCGGTGGAAGAAGGACGTGTCGTTCGACGCCGTCCCTGTGCTCTCCCACGCGCGCGACCTCCACCCGCTTGCCTCCCTGGCGCGCCTCCTCTCACCGTCGCCCACCCCCGTATCGGCGGTCTCCAAGCGCGGCCGCTCGCTGGAGGTCCCCGACCGCCGGGTCACCTCCTTCCTCCGCCGCTTCCCCGCCGCCTTCGTCGAGTCCGTGGGGCCGCAGCACAACCTCCCCTGGTTCCGACTCTCCgatgccgccgcccgcctcttgcgggaggagcgggacgtcttcgccgcccgccgcgcggaTGTTACtggccgcctgcgccgcctcgTCCTGATGTGCCCGCGACGCCGCCTCCCGCTCCGCGTCGCGCAGGGCATGCTCTGGCATCTTGGAATCCCGGAGGACTACTTTAAGGACCCGAATCAAGGCATTGCACAGGATGGATTCCAGATTTTAACTTCAGGAGATGGAGTTATTTGCCAGGATGACGACAACGATGGGAGGGACTTGGGTCTAATTGACGATGGAAAGCTTCAAGAAATGCCTCTCTCGGTTCTCCAGATGAATGCTATGAGGAAGTTCGGATCAGCGGCAGAGGTGCCTATCCCACTCTTCCAGTCAAAGGGTCTCCGGTTGAAGCAGAAGATTAAGGACTGGTTGGAAGGGTTCCAGAGGTTGCATTACGTGTCTCCATATGAGGATTTCAGCCACATCTGTCCGGGTAGTGATGTTTCAGAGAAGCGGGCAGTCGGGGTGCTCCATGAGCTGCTTAGTCTGTTTGTGACATGCTCTGCTGAGAGGCGGCGGTTACTCTGCCTTAGGCAGCACCTGGGTCTGCCACAGAAGTTCCATCTTGTGTTTGAGCGGCACCCGCATGTATTCTACTTATTGTTAAAGGAAAAGACATGCTTTGTTGTCCTCAAAGAGGCATACATGGCTAGGGGAGACACTGCAATTGAGGAACACCCCATGCTGGAAGTGCGCAAGAAGTTTGTTGAGCTGATGGAGCAGTCACAGGAAATCATAAGGTGCCGACGGAGCGGGAAGCCTATTGAACCTGAATCCAATGTATCTGATTCTGGGGATATTGAGGATTGCATTGAAATTTTATCATAA
- the LOC112873876 gene encoding DNA-binding protein HEXBP-like — MSVADGDDDEGFLLALDAAEAAALDSSKRRRLSTTSSPTPATPPAASEGSYLSALKGSHSSAWQQQQQQALTYAHKRPDGSKTLATGTGGTQVASGSCFKCGDPGHWARECPQSVPTIGGGGVIGGGAGGGYVNAGEEVEEKACPCGAGSCLVLTSNTPRNPGRKFYKCPMRDNGGCNFFEWCDAPSPGPANARSNPVFQSETSATDMLCPCGAGACLVLTTKTGKNVGRQFYRCPANQGGGSCGFFKWCDDQQPRVGAPPQASLQYQTDAMSSVQNSSKRSSSSCFKCGQENHWARDCPNQSLDPYPDKGGRPITSVSSPDGCFKCGKTGHWSRDCPTSNSGGGGAGARHAKSSSALGSWNSQRY, encoded by the exons ATGTCGGTGGCCGAcggggacgacgacgagggCTTCCTCCTTGCCCTCGACGCGGCGGAGGCCGCCGCGCTCGACTCctccaagcgccgccgcctctccacCACCTCGTCACCGACGCCCGCCACTCCCCCCGCCGCCTCTGAGGGGTCCTACCTGTCTGCGCTCAAGGGAAGCCACAGCTCGGcctggcagcagcagcagcagcaagcgcTGACCTACGCGCACAAGCGGCCCGACGGCTCCAAAACCCTAGCCACGGGTACCGGGGGGACCCAGGTGGCGAGCGGATCGTGCTTTAAGTGCGGAGACCCCGGCCACTGGGCCAGGGAGTGCCCCCAATCGGTTCCCACTATTGGGGGAGGGGGTGTAATCGGCGGTGGTGCCGGCGGAGGGTATGTGAATGCGGGtgaggaggtggaggagaagGCGTGCCCCTGCGGCGCCGGGAGCTGCCTCGTACTTACTTCCAACACGCCCAGGAACCCCGGGAGGAAGTTCTACAAGTGCCCCATGCGG GACAATGGGGGTTGCAACTTCTTTGAGTGGTGCGATGCTCCATCTCCCGGCCCTGCAAATGCTCGAAGTAACCCTGTTTTTCAGTCAGAGACATCAGCAACAGATATGCTTTGCCCATGTGGTGCTGGAGCTTGCTTAGTTCTGACCACAAAGACAGGGAAAAATGTTGGGAGGCAGTTCTATCGCTGCCCAGCAAATCAG GGTGGCGGCTCTTGTGGCTTTTTCAAGTGGTGTGACGATCAACAGCCCAGGGTAGGTGCACCACCGCAAGCTTCACTGCAGTACCAAACTGATGCTATGTCAAGCGTCCAAAACTCCAGCAAGAGGAGCTCCTCATCCTGCTTCAAGTGCGGACAGGAGAACCACTGGGCGAGAGACTGCCCGAATCAATCATTGGATCCTTATCCTGACAAGGGTGGGAGACCAATAACTTCGGTGAGCTCGCCTGATGGGTGCTTCAAGTGTGGTAAGACTGGTCACTGGTCCCGCGATTGCCCAACCTCGAatagtggtggtggtggtgccggCGCCAGGCATGCCAAGTCGTCTTCTGCTTTGGGCTCGTGGAACAGTCAGAGATACTGA